The proteins below come from a single Yamadazyma tenuis chromosome 5, complete sequence genomic window:
- the DPH1 gene encoding Diphthamide biosynthesis protein 1 (BUSCO:EOG09261X9E; COG:J; EggNog:ENOG503NUF2): protein MVEPTQEVATTTPVKEKRRFVGRKATPADGKSLVKTSRSKVISRVMNQIPEDILNNKDLNQAIKLLPSNYNFEIHKTVWNIRKNNAKRVALQLPEGLLIYSLVISDILEQFCEVETVVMGDVTYGACCIDDYTAKALDCDFIVHYAHSCLVPVDVTSIKVLYIFVTIHIDEKHLINTIKLNFTAGTNLAVFGTIQFNPTIHSVKAKLEHDEEHPVYLIPPQLKPLSKGEVLGCTSQRLDKNHIQGMVYVGDGRFHLESSMIHNPDIPAFRYDPYSRKFTREYYDQEQMVQVREDAITVAKNAKTVGLILGGLGRQGNPVTVGNLEVKLVQYGYKVVRIILSEIFPQKLAMFNDIDAFIQVACPRLSIDWGYAFNKPLLTPYEAMVMMEADKKWDTFYPMDYYALDGYGRGKQPARS, encoded by the coding sequence ATGGTAGAACCTACACAAGAAGTGGCTACCACTACACCAGTGAAAGAAAAAAGACGGTTCGTGGGGCGGAAAGCGACTCCTGCCGATGGCAAGTCGTTGGTAAAGACCAGCCGCTCCAAGGTTATCTCCCGTGTCATGAACCAGATTCCTGAagatatcttgaacaacaaggaCCTCAATCAGGCCATCAAGTTACTCCCATCCAACTACAACTTCgaaatccacaaaaccgTGTGGAACATCCGTAAGAACAATGCCAAGCGCGTGGCCCTCCAGCTTCCCGAAGGTCTTTTGATATAttccttggtgatatcaGATATCCTAGAGCAATTTTGTGAGGTGGAGACGGTGGTCATGGGGGATGTCACTTACGGAGCATGTTGCATCGATGACTACACCGCCAAAGCTCTCGATTGCGACTTTATCGTGCACTATGCTCACTCATGCTTGGTGCCCGTCGATGTGACCAGCATCAAAGTGTTGTACATATTTGTCACTATCCACATTGATGAGAAacacttgatcaacaccataAAGTTAAACTTTACTGCTGGAACCAACTTGGCGGTATTTGGTACCATCCAGTTCAATCCTACTATTCACAGCGTCAAGGCCAAGCTCGAACATGACGAAGAGCACCCGGTGTACTTGATTCCTCCTCAACTAAAACCACTCTCCAAAGGTGAGGTGTTAGGATGTACGTCTCAACGACTCGATAAGAACCACATCCAGGGTATGGTTTATGTTGGGGATGGCCGGTTCCATCTCGAAAGCTCGATGATACACAATCCCGACATCCCTGCGTTTAGGTACGATCCTTATTCACGAAAGTTCACCCGAGAATACTACGACCAGGAACAGATGGTGCAAGTGAGAGAAGACGCTATCACCGTCGCCAAAAACGCAAAGACCGTGGGTCTCATTCTTGGAGGGCTTGGACGGCAGGGAAACCCGGTGACGGTGGGAAACTTGGAAGTTAAGCTTGTACAATATGGATATAAGGTGGTGAGAATTATTCTCAGTGAGATCTTTCCGCAGAAATTGGCCATGTTCAACGACATCGATGCATTTATTCAGGTGGCTTGTCCTAGGTTATCTATTGATTGGGGTTATGCCTTCAACAAGCCATTATTGACACCGTACGAAgcaatggtgatgatggagGCCGATAAGAAATGGGATACCTTTTACCCCATGGACTATTATGCATTGGACGGATATGGACGGGGAAAGCAGCCAGCTCGTTCGTAG
- a CDS encoding uncharacterized protein (EggNog:ENOG503NYPB; MEROPS:MER0011030; COG:S), with amino-acid sequence MLTPFFTISQNDEFVFIEVKITHVRFNSTTIEMTVDGPVFIFSLSPYYLRLRLPHNCVDDERSHAEFDAKNDCVNIKIPKETKGQDFPDLDLTAKLLARTNELVSSENISSKSLIEEMDVDNSITTKAALAEGEKFDWEVSQQAPESSVVSPANMYGFNNQYSNIIGVSMSNGNDINELANPENTPESQRIMERLIKENIKFDPEYYAADFMMSQDVQQDEKDFKSLMEWKNPVSSRFLKWYKAQQAKPKEAQESVMGVEFSKEQQQKMLDLPKKTYLISSSYKPELYLLIVSLLFAYHFDLRETEGDHNIESAWTIGKIVPQFGALDSKIVVGDSDTPIRATIITCIRRSLCFPLHRNYDLTMKVWNDVYYNLRGGKRLVVESLLDLKELFRFHDVYYVYDHIWLKDLVAWILRDEVTEMSLRYLAHDVKREMEKVDKSVITFEKVDPEFQEPDSDDEEETNEDDEMITLSVAEIEVMSRE; translated from the coding sequence ATGCTTACTCCGTTCTTCACGATATCTCAAAatgatgagtttgtgtttatCGAGGTGAAGATCACACACGTGCGGTTTAATTCCACGACGATAGAGATGACGGTAGATGGTCCGGTGTTCATTTTCTCTCTTCTGCCGTACTACTTGCGTTTGCGGCTTCCTCACAACTGTGTGGATGATGAGCGGTCGCACGCCGAGTTCGACGCCAAAAACGATTGTGTCAACATTAAGATCCCCAAAGAGACAAAAGGGCAGGATTTCCCGGACCTTGATCTCACAGCCAAGCTTTTGGCCCGCACGAACGAGCTTGTGTCGCTGGAAAACATatcttccaagtcattgattGAAGAGATGGATGTGGACAACTccattaccaccaaagcTGCCCTCGCGGAGGGCGAGAAGTTCGACTGGGAAGTGTCTCAGCAGGCTCCAGAGTCTCTGGTAGTCTCACCCGCCAACATGTACGGATTCAACAACCAGTACAGCAATATTATAGGAGTTTCGATGTCGAATGGAAACGATATCAACGAGCTTGCGAATCCTGAAAACACTCCAGAATCACAGCGTATCATGGAGCggttgatcaaagaaaacaTCAAATTCGATCCCGAGTACTACGCAGCCGACTTTATGATGAGCCAGGACgttcaacaagatgaaAAGGATTTTAAGTCGTTAATGGAATGGAAGAACCCAGTATCGCTGAGGTTCTTGAAGTGGTACAAGGCACAACAAGCAAAACCCAAAGAAGCCCAAGAGTCGGTTATGGGGGTCGAGTTCTCGAAGGAACAACAACAGAAGATGCTTGATCTTCCGAAAAAAACCTATTTGATTTCAAGCTCGTACAAGCCCGAACTTTACTTGTTGATAGTTTCGCTTTTGTTTGCATACCACTTCGACTTACGTGAGACCGAAGGAGACCATAACATTGAGAGTGCGTGGACCATCGGTAAGATAGTGCCCCAGTTTGGTGCTTTAGACTCTAAAATTGTTGTAGGTGACTCGGACACCCCGATAAGAGCAACTATTATAACATGTATTCGTCGGAGTCTCTGTTTCCCGCTCCATCGCAACTACGACCTTACGATGAAAGTCTGGAACGATGTGTACTACAATCTTCGTGGAGGCAAACGGCTTGTGGTTGAAAGCTTGTTAGATTTAAAAGAACTCTTTAGATTCCACGATGTTTATTATGTTTATGATCATATTTGGCTCAAGGACTTGGTTGCATGGATACTCAGGGACGAGGTTACAGAGATGTCGTTGAGGTACTTGGCCCACGATGTGAAAAGAGAGATGGAAAAGGTGGATAAGTCTGTTATCACCTTTGAAAAGGTTGATCCTGAGTTCCAAGAACCAGACAGCGACGACGAGGAAGAGACCAATGAAGACGACGAGATGATTACGCTCAGCGTGGCAGAGATCGAGGTGATGTCCCGAGAATGA
- a CDS encoding uncharacterized protein (COG:C; EggNog:ENOG503PV4G): MDHSEPEQDKSSSTEAPQSPSPPTPPEKPKRKSVGFAPLPEEDLKEHHENLKKIEESKKNSIPFHQIPPELSYLQKFDKPAPKPLPTGPPLPPKPVKPHKVLGDLKKVHVKDISVINKDTELNFNYPTIELPIPSHNVLVSIKYAGLNSFDISKLNKYYFNLSDVKVGLGYEFVGQVVDIGATAKQELSKGDYVMGILSPTGRKGAFSSTVLLNPTKDFLVQLDDLTLDKLAKVDPYLEFSQLKGFSDDSSESSESDDQPRPSQTPATAPKRKTALSVEDELPALAKAATIPVLYCKAKQALQHLKPTEYPNLMINGADTNLGYTLIQMLSSSLYEFERLNLVLVVKESRLKQMRKWVRHLKGSTASDGEMNFEVVSYDLENEDIVLPGEKIPINYKKPDLMAVDVLEAMFKNSKEKITAANIDNYKFDLIVDITGSHYLQKTSIRYKKLDYLNFPVVDNLDDDTKLSTLLKANVKDQFFIKLMKPKSQSSGLVSFCKFTLKEPSYSIDTLIDYSTQASEQSILNPWSSKWSSGIANSLLRYNYYDEINLTTTRPWIIEGLNLFLKNEIKFQVDHYIDWRNNFKQYIKDLRKHDGKVVMKVEDF, from the coding sequence ATGGATCACTCGGAACCAGAACAAGACAAGTCCTCGCTGACGGAAGCCCCTCAGTCACCTCTGCCCCCTACGCCCCCGGAAAAACCCAAGCGGAAGTCGGTGGGATTTGCCCCGTTGCCGGAAGAGGACTTGAAAGAGCACCACGAAAACCTCAAGAAAATAGAGgagctgaagaagaactcaaTTCCATTCCACCAAATTCCCCCTGAGTTGCTGTATTTGCAAAAGTTCGACAAGCCTGCACCCAAACCATTGCCAACAGGACCGCCATTACCACCGAAACCGGTCAAGCCCCATAAAGTTTTGGgtgatttgaagaaggttcATGTTAAGGACATCTCAGTAATCAACAAAGATACAGAGCTAAACTTCAATTATCCAACGATCGAGCTCCCAATTCCCAGCCACAATGTGCTTGTCAGCATCAAGTATGCTGGCTTGAACTCTTTTGATATCAgcaagttgaacaagtactACTTTAATCTTAGTGATGTGAAAGTTGGTTTAGGCTACGAGTTTGTGGGACAAGTGGTTGACATTGGTGCCACTGCCAAACAGGAGTTATCCAAGGGAGACTACGTGATGGGAATTTTGAGTCCTACGGGCCGAAAAGGTGCTTTTTCCAGTACCGTGCTTTTGAATCCTACTAAGGactttcttgttcaacttgatgatttgactTTGGATAAACTTGCCAAGGTCGATCCATACTTGGAGTTCAGCCAATTGAAGGGCTTCTCAGATGATTCGAGCGAATCTAGCGAGTCTGATGACCAACCTCGGCCGTCACAAACGCCGGCCACGGCTCCCAAACGAAAAACGGCGTTGAGTGTGGAAGACGAATTGCCTGCGTTGGCCAAGGCCGCTACTATCCCGGTGCTTTACTGTAAAGCTAAACAGGCACTTCAGCACTTGAAGCCGACAGAGTACCCGAACCTCATGATCAATGGTGCCGATACCAATCTTGGGTATACTCTTATTCAAATGCTCTCGTCGTCTTTATACGAGTTTGAACGTCTTAACCTTGTTCTCGTAGTCAAGGAAAGTAGACTAAAGCAAATGAGAAAATGGGTCAGACACCTCAAGGGTAGCACAGCTCTGGATGGTGAAATGAACTTTGAAGTGGTTTCTTACGACCTTGAAAACGAGGATATTGTTCTACCAGGTGAAAAGATACCGATAAATTACAAGAAACCAGACCTTATGGCGGTGGACGTTCTTGAGGCCATGTTCAAGAACAGCAAGGAGAAGATCACGGCTGCCAATATCGACAACTACAAGTTTGACTTGATTGTCGATATCACTGGCTCACATTACCTCCAGAAAACTTCTATTCGCTACAAGAAACTCGACTATCTTAATTTCCCAGTGGTGGACAACCTTGACGACGATACTAAGCTCCTGACCCTCCTAAAGGCCAACGTCAAAGACCAGTTCTTCATCAAGCTCATGAAACCCAAGTCCCAATCCTCTGGATTAGTATCATTCTGTAAGTTTACCTTGAAAGAACCAAGCTATAGTATCGACACCCTCATCGATTATTCGACCCAGGCATCAGAGCAATCGATTTTGAACCCTTGGCTGCTGAAGTGGCTGTCAGGCATTGCCAATAGCCTTCTTAGATACAATTACTACGATGAAATCAACCTCACCACCACGCGGCCATGGATCATCGAAGGTCTCAACttatttttgaagaacgaGATCAAGTTCCAGGTAGACCACTACATTGACTGGCgcaacaacttcaagcaGTATATCAAAGATCTTCGGAAGCATGACGGaaaggtggtgatgaaggtgGAGGATTTTTGA
- a CDS encoding uncharacterized protein (EggNog:ENOG503P082; COG:S), producing the protein MWIPTAIGYTFSLLLSVWGIQFYINVLKRPIYFSVPVVLAVFIPISIIFLMPLDYVQHNAKDAVAWLDLPDVVILYLWKVKYWTTFLLTWLVLPLLQEFYKSGQHKGYSRLREALQKNLRFQLTILAVSVVGVIYLSLEVGLSFGHMKSMIIALSHIYPLVLALWLMAHGLVNIPRDQWTFGSVVGNLNFHYLKVPKLIDDLEDVKIAFKEDILQVLVLQKNFTHDSEDLFVFRDWILEMYQNIPEDLKEVMELQYVSEAPAISRNQLTSGFMTKLTARFNSNLHKLVAYESAFNTLYRHVILYEDLLTTTSGSPQFRLDTASDLVSPRTKYLLHCYVYPVLNRAWSIMLFGAAFVVIESELFHSTKLSLINMIFTRIHHNWVQLVVCWSVFSLMLICAMNSLTKLKVFSVYHLVPHQSDPVSACFYATYIARLTIPLSYNFITLFVSRKSIFEDWFGKSIHLTGLFNLMNNWIPRLIVLPVVLTVFNVYDKLKRRLGLASDLYDSFGFDDVEDVENQPQKRKDLIIVEAKRIISREYTKRMAGNVRHFNLQQAADLNYNVNRTQFTAALSNRIDEPYHDEESSGSESIWGRLGSQWSNLTQQLPRWSDRGLGRRRGSSAAYEDEPLDQFDYDDDADSPMVI; encoded by the coding sequence ATGTGGATTCCCACAGCCATTGGCTATACATTCTCGCTCCTACTAAGTGTGTGGGGCATCCAGTTCTACATCAACGTGTTGAAGCGCCCAATATACTTCCTGGTGCCGGTGGTGTTGGCGGTATTTATCCCCATCTCCATCATTTTCCTTATGCCACTAGATTATGTTCAACATAACGCCAAAGATGCTGTTGCGTGGCTTGACTTGCCAGATGTCGTCATCTTGTACTTGTGGAAGGTCAAATACTGGACAACGTTTTTGTTGACATGGTTGGTGTTACCGTTGCTTCAGGAATTTTATAAATCAGGTCAGCACAAGGGCTATAGCCGACTCAGAGAAGCGCTTCAGAAAAACTTACGTTTCCAATTGACCATTTTGGCGGTGTCGGTGGTGGGTGTGATCTACTTGTCGTTGGAGGTGGGCCTTTCGTTTGGGCACATGAAATCCATGATTATTGCTTTATCACATATTTATCCTTTGGTATTGGCCCTATGGTTAATGGCACATGGACTCGTCAATATACCGCGAGACCAATGGACGTTTGGCAGCGTGGTGggtaacttgaactttCACTATCTCAAGGTGCCGAAGCTCATCGACGACTTGGAGGATGTGAAAATCGCCTTTAAAGAAGACATTCTCCAAGTGCTTGTGTTGCAGAAGAACTTCACCCACGACTCAGAAGACCTCTTTGTGTTCCGTGACTGGATCTTGGAAATGTACCAAAACATTCctgaagacttgaaggagGTCATGGAGCTCCAGTACGTAAGTGAAGCTCCTGCTATTTCTCGCAACCAGTTGACGAGCGGGTTTATGACGAAACTTACTGCCAGATTCAATTCCAACCTCCACAAGTTGGTGGCATACGAGTCAGCTTTCAACACCCTTTATCGTCATGTGATTCTTTATgaagacttgttgaccaCGACCAGTGGAAGTCCCCAGTTTCGATTAGACACTGCGTCGGACCTCGtatcaccaagaacaaaaTACCTCCTCCATTGCTACGTCTACCCCGTGCTTAACCGGGCGTGGTCGATTATGCTCTTTGGCGCTGCATTTGTGGTGATCGAGTCGGAGTTGTTTCATTCGACCAAACTCCTGCTCATCAACATGATCTTTACCCGTATCCACCACAATTGGGTGCAATTGGTTGTTTGTTGGTCGGTGTTTTCGCTAATGCTTATATGTGCTATGAACTCgttgaccaagttgaaggtattTCTGGTGTATCACTTGGTTCCGCATCAGCTGGATCCGGTGTCGGCATGTTTCTATGCCACATACATCGCTAGATTGACGATTCCCTTGTCGTACAACTTCATAACGCTCTTTGTGCTGCGGAAGTCGATATTCGAGGACTGGTTCGGGAAATCAATCCACCTCACGGGattattcaacttgatgaacaatTGGATCCCACGGCTCATTGTTTTACCGGTGGTGTTAACGGTGTTTAACGTGTacgacaagttgaagcGGCGGCTCGGACTCGCGTCAGATCTTTATGACTCGTTCGGGTTTGACGACGTAGAGGACGTGGAAAACCAGCCTCAGAAGCGCAAAGATTTAATCATAGTGGAGGCCAAGCGTATCATTTCTCGTGAGTATACCAAGAGAATGGCCGGGAATGTACGGCACTTCAACCTCCAACAAGCAGCAGACCTCAACTACAACGTGAACCGGACCCAGTTCACGGCGGCATTATCCAACCGGATCGATGAGCCGTACCACGACGAGGAGTCGCTGGGGCTGGAGCTGATTTGGGGTCGGCTCGGGTCGCAGTGGAGTAACTTAACCCAACAGCTTCCACGATGGCTGGACCGGGGCCTTGGCCGCAGACGTGGCAGCAGCGCCGCCTACGAAGACGAGCCGCTCGACCAGTTCGACTACGACGACGACGCCGACTCACCCATGGTGATCTAG
- the PTC6 gene encoding Protein phosphatase 2C 6 (COG:T; EggNog:ENOG503NZN0; BUSCO:EOG09261KRX) — protein MDPVTHTAASGRLRVSLLKSPTHFGHYTSRVNRPYNEDKYSAGVLELNGVPVFNFNIFDGHGGDECSTFLQDHLAQEIEDVNTLVENQSERDQLIQKYWKNIGGYWKRWYRHRADNFVRMSNGRGEVALQKIDAGDDLGARLPLGFLSCDYKFFETDSKSGSTCTSVYLRTLWADERPFKPVFEDYYFNRRTISKLTIAHVGDTKAILVDKHGEAHALTQEHHPSNPNEASRLRKYAANFFMTDSFGEERFIALANTRAFGDIDFKQMGVTAEPDVINVVIGDYDTVHSRLTKQEIEEYTVGGIGGDESFLVLCSDGVSNEITDQETADIIMNTFNMRGHSTATPQGCAEEVVKFIEYIGGDDNATCLVVRLNGWGKWAVKDRTGELRQQRMEDSFRRGDDR, from the coding sequence ATGGACCCCGTGACCCACACGGCAGCCAGCGGCCGCCTACGAGTGTCGCTCCTCAAAAGCCCCACCCATTTCGGCCACTACACATCGCGAGTCAACCGACCCTACAATGAAGACAAATACAGTGCCGGAGTCCTTGAACTCAACGGAGTGCCTgtattcaacttcaacatatTCGATGGCCATGGCGGTGATGAGTGCTCGACGTTTCTTCAGGATCACCTTGCacaagagattgaagatgtcaaTACACTTGTGGAGAACCAAAGTGAGCGAgatcaactcattcaaAAGTACTGGAAAAACATCGGCGGGTACTGGAAACGGTGGTACCGGCACCGGGCGGACAACTTTGTGCGGATGTCCAACGGCCGGGGCGAGGTGGCTCTCCAAAAGATAGATGCTGGTGATGACTTGGGGGCCCGACTCCCGTTGGGGTTTTTGAGCTGCGACTACAAGTTCTTTGAGACGGACCTGAAGCTGGGTCTGACGTGTACGTCGGTGTACCTCCGTACTCTCTGGGCGGACGAGCGCCCGTTCAAACCAGTGTTTGAAGATTACTACTTCAATCGCAGaaccatttccaagttgacaATTGCTCATGTGGGCGATACCAAGGCCATTTTGGTCGATAAGCACGGGGAGGCCCACGCGTTGACGCAGGAGCACCATCCATCCAACCCCAATGAGGCGCTGCGGCTCCGCAAGTATGCTGCCAATTTTTTCATGACCGACTCGTTTGGCGAAGAGCGGTTCATTGCGCTTGCCAACACGCGGGCGTTTGGCGATATCGATTTTAAGCAGATGGGCGTGACAGCCGAGCCGGACGTGATCAATGTGGTGATCGGTGACTATGACACGGTGCATTCTCGGCTCACCAAGcaagaaatcgaagaaTATACGGTGGGCGGAATTGGGGGAGATGAGAGTTTTCTCGTGTTGTGCAGTGACGGGGTAAGCAACGAGATCACCGACCAGGAGACGGCCGACATTATCATGAATACATTCAACATGCGAGGGCATAGTACTGCCACGCCGCAGGGTTGTGCAGaggaggtggtgaagtttATTGAGTATATTGGAGGAGACGATAATGCAACTTGCTTAGTGGTGCGGTTGAACGGGTGGGGGAAGTGGGCGGTGAAGGACCGGACGGGGGAGCTTCGGCAGCAGCGGATGGAGGACTCGTTCCGCCGTGGCGATGATCGGTAG
- the RSM19 gene encoding mitochondrial 37S ribosomal protein uS19m (COG:J; EggNog:ENOG503P54F), which yields MRVSLSLLGRSAWKGPHVVPLPISEAIKTGAPIRTNARSCTIIPQFVGLKFQVHNGKEYVQLEISDDMVGNKLGEFVATRKKFTYKYSKN from the coding sequence aTGAGAGTATCGTTGTCATTACTAGGCCGGTCCGCGTGGAAGGGGCCTCACGTGGTTCCTTTGCCCATCAGCGAGGCAATTAAGACCGGTGCCCCCATCCGTACCAACGCCCGTAGCTGTACCATAATACCCCAGTTCGTGGGCTTGAAGTTCCAGGTACACAACGGAAAGGAGTACGTGCAGTTGGAAATCAGTGACGACATGGTGGGCAACAAGTTGGGTGAGTTTGTGGCCACCAGAAAGAAGTTTACCTACAAGTACTCGAAGAATTAG
- the DBP6 gene encoding ATP-dependent RNA helicase dbp6 (COG:A; EggNog:ENOG503NVF5; BUSCO:EOG09261EM7): protein MFAQRFDPSALAGPSVKRRLSGSDSEDSSDDGSAAYGSGTGSVAASVESDHSDASMSSSSSDNEDDSSESSDDESSLSSESESEHDEEHAPVESVPPKEPESPDNMAVDEDYLTKHQNVFSKFKRSAIEQPAEEAPEASDEDVQDIGPLPQPTLPRDYRLKITQSNHLDWLSKPIYSKPEHTWPFETFDLSDTMKSNLATGGFIDAFSVQVTVLEMMLKDTKENKLKPDSNGDILVNASTGSGKTLAYSIPIIESLCTRVVPRVRAIILVPTKPLVSQVKQTLLQLSKGTSLYVMNLRNDISIREEAEKLTGNPPDIIVSTPGRLVEHVTGNSIDLNSLRYLVIDEADRLLGQSFQNWSRVLVERLEAKQSSMVESWKLRVQKLVFSATLTTDAGKLAMLHFYKPRLVIVNDEEKLVNEMFSTPRTLSEFTLQFSSNKSSLKPLILAKFLMKSNKLSNVLVFTKSNEASIRLSKLLSLVFDGFGVSMVVEYLNSTNNSTMARKKLLMAFDSGQVNVLVVTDLIARGIDVLSITDVVNYDMPNSSREYVHRVGRTARANNDGRAYNFVFGKGEMRWMSRLLRDVSRSREVEMVEEMFLDEGDEEVYRKCLGELQNIVER, encoded by the coding sequence ATGTTTGCACAGAGGTTTGATCCCAGTGCATTAGCAGGACCGTCTGTGAAGCGGCGGTTGAGTGGCAGTGACTCTGAAGATAGCAGTGATGATGGGAGTGCAGCTTATGGCTCGGGAACTGGTCTGGTCGCTGCGCTGGTGGAGAGTGACCATAGCGATGCCCTGATGAGCAGCAGCAGCTCCGACAATGAAGACGATTCCAGTGAACTGCTGGACGATGAGAGCAGTTTGTCGTCAGAAAGCGAGTCTGAGCACGATGAAGAACACGCACCTGTTGAAAGTGTACCGCCCAAGGAGCCTGAGTCCCCTGATAATATGGCTGTGGATGAAGACTATCTCACCAAGCACCAGAACGTATTCAGCAAATTCAAGAGATCAGCCATAGAACAACCGGCAGAAGAGGCCCCCGAGGCTAGTGATGAGGATGTTCAGGACATTGGTCCCCTTCCCCAACCTACGTTGCCTCGGGACTACAGACTCAAAATCACCCAGTCCAATCATCTCGATTGGCTCTCCAAACCCATATACTCAAAACCAGAACACACGTGGCCGTTCGAGACATTTGACTTATCCGACACCATGAAGTCCAACCTCGCTACCGGTGGGTTTATTGACGCTTTCTCGGTTCAAGTGACTGTGCTAGAAATGATGTTAAAAGACACCAAGGAAAACAAACTCAAGCCAGACTCAAATGGTGATATTCTTGTCAATGCCAGCACTGGGTCCGGAAAAACGTTGGCATACCTGATCCCCATCATCGAGAGTTTGTGTACACGGGTGGTGCCGCGGGTACGGGCCATTATTCTTGTTCCCACCAAGCCTTTGGTGAGCCAAGTCAAACAAACacttttgcaacttctGAAAGGAACAAGTTTGTACGTGATGAACCTCCGGAACGACATTTCGATACGAGAGGAGGCAGAGAAGCTCACGGGGAACCCTCCCGATATCATTGTGTCGACTCCGGGCCGGTTAGTGGAGCATGTGACGGGAAACTCCATTGATTTAAATAGCTTGCGATACTTGGTTATTGACGAAGCCGACAGGTTATTAGGTCAATCGTTCCAAAACTGGAGCCGTGTATTGGTGGAGCGTCTTGAAGCCAAACAACTGTCGATGGTGGAGCTGTGGAAGTTAAGGGTGCAAAAACTAGTGTTTTCAGCGACGTTAACAACCGATGCAGGTAAATTGGCAATGCTTCATTTCTACAAACCCCGGTTGGTGATAGTCaatgacgaagaaaagCTTGTGAACGAGATGTTTTCGACGCCCCGGACGTTGAGCGAGTTCACGCTCCAGTTTAGCAGTAATAAGAGTTCCTTGAAACCATTAATATTGGcaaaattcttgatgaaaagcAACAAATTGTCAAACGTTTTGGTGTTCACAAAGTCCAATGAGGCGTCTATCCGGTTGTCCAAATTGCTCTCACTCGTGTTTGATGGGTTTGGGGTTTcgatggtggtggagtaTCTCAATTCCACCAATAATTCCACCATGGCCAGAAAGAAGCTCTTAATGGCCTTTGATCTGGGTCAAGTGAATGTGTTGGTGGTTACGGACTTGATTGCAAGAGGGATCGATGTTTTGAGTATCACTGATGTGGTAAACTACGATATGcccaattcttcaagagagTATGTACATCGGGTAGGAAGAACTGCGAGAGCCAACAATGATGGAAGAGCTTAtaattttgtttttggaaaggGAGAGATGAGGTGGATGAGCCGATTGTTGAGAGATGTGAGTCGAAGCCGAGAGGTTGAAATGGTTGAGGAGATGTTTTTGGATGAGGGTGATGAGGAGGTGTATAGGAAGTGTTTGGGAGAGTTGCAAAACATTGTTGAGAGATGA